One window of the Cyprinus carpio isolate SPL01 unplaced genomic scaffold, ASM1834038v1 S000006749, whole genome shotgun sequence genome contains the following:
- the LOC109085925 gene encoding synaptobrevin-like, whose protein sequence is MQALEPQEPQRVRGANPTNLPTSAATVVSNRHRPKWMRWLISVRGETNRDNAVLERDQKLSELDDRADALQAGASQFESSAAKLKNKYWWKNIKMMIMMGIIGVILVGIVFMYFYY, encoded by the exons ATGCAAGCTCTGGAGCCCCAGGAGCCCCAGAGGGTGAGGGGGGCCAACCCAACCAACCTCCCAACCTCAGCAGCAACCGTCGTCTCCAACAGACACAGGCCCAAGTGGATGAG GTGGTTGATATCAGTGCGTGGTGAAACAAACCGGGACAATGCGGTTCTGGAAAGAGATCAGAAGCTATCAGAACTGGACGACCGGGCAGATGCGCTGCAGGCCGGAGCATCGCAGTTTGAGAGCAGTGCTGCGAAACTGAAAAACAAGTACTGGTGGAAGAATATTAAG aTGATGATCATGATGGGAATTATTGGGGTTATCTTGGTGGGCATCGTTTTCA TGTACTTCTACTACTGA
- the LOC109085862 gene encoding chromosomal protein D1-like isoform X2: MEVENKEGTESPLPNGSTHPPKRGRGRPRGSLNKKFTTEKAPTHNARPSKKVDFFSPDTVIKTKVKKRGRPKKIKMPGRPRKIPLTPEEVSERLHRMSLQRKRRLSKPLGRPRIHPVAEGPKVKKARGRPRKYGAKSGSQSGGVEISLDASNGSPRKRGRPAGSLKRKRGRPAGSTKVAKITRASDGTPKRRGRPPGSPNKVKKIQRADGSPRKRGRPPGSGTKLKVIQQNPDGTPRKRGRPPGSGKKVKIVQKKEGDTPRKRGRPPGTGKVKVQSAEGGETGGENADGAPPRRKRGRPSKVRLAVVLEKLPTASAEEDEEETDATSPKQSRTSDDSSQNPNDDDEDTRASENDADPEDEEDDEDDAIDCSKVNNTSENEMVGKFKKKK, translated from the coding sequence ATGGAGGTTGAGAATAAAGAAGGAACCGAGAGCCCTCTGCCCAACGGCAGCACCCATCCACCCAAACGTGGACGAGGCAGACCACGAGGGTCCCTCAATAAGAAGTTCACTACCGAGAAAGCGCCGACACATAATGCCAGGCCATCTAAAAAGGTGGACTTCTTTTCTCCTGACACAGTCATAAAGACCAAGGTGAAGAAACGTGGTCGACCAAAGAAGATAAAAATGCCTGGCAGGCCGAGAAAGATCCCGCTCACGCCTGAGGAAGTATCGGAGAGACTTCACAGGATGAGTTTACAGCGCAAGCGGAGACTGTCAAAGCCGCTCGGAAGACCACGCATTCATCCCGTCGCCGAAGGTCCCAAGGTAAAAAAAGCCAGAGGAAGACCACGCAAGTACGGTGCCAAATCCGGTTCACAAAGCGGTGGAGTTGAAATCAGTCTTGATGCCTCCAACGGTTCTCCACGAAAGAGAGGGAGGCCGGCGGGCTCGTTGAAGAGAAAGAGGGGTCGGCCCGCAGGTTCTACCAAGGTTGCCAAGATTACCAGGGCCTCAGATGGAACCCCAAAAAGGAGAGGTCGCCCTCCAGGCTCTCCAAACAAGGTGAAGAAGATTCAGCGGGCTGACGGATCTCCTCGAAAGAGAGGCCGGCCCCCAGGCTCTGGCACCAAACTGAAGGTCATTCAACAAAACCCAGACGGAACTCCTCGCAAGAGAGGCCGACCTCCAGGTTCTGGCAAAAAGGTCAAGATTGTCCAAAAAAAAGAAGGAGACACTCCCCGCAAGAGAGGCCGACCTCCAGGTACCGGAAAAGTCAAGGTGCAGTCCGCAGAAGGTGGAGAGACGGGAGGTGAGAACGCAGATGGCGCCCCTCCACGTCGTAAGAGAGGACGTCCAAGCAAAGTCAGACTCGCAGTCGTGCTCGAAAAACTCCCCACGGCATCAgcggaggaagatgaggaggagaccGATGCAACCTCTCCCAAACAATCCCGCACCTCTGATGATTCGTCGCAAAATCCAAACGATGATGATGAAGACACCAGGGCGAGCGAGAACGACGCAGACCcagaagacgaagaagatgacGAAGATGACGCCATTGATTGTTCAAAAGTCAACAACACAAGCGAGAACGAGATGGTGGGcaaattcaaaaaaaagaaatga
- the LOC109085862 gene encoding chromosomal protein D1-like isoform X1 produces the protein MEVENKEGTESPLPNGSTHPPKRGRGRPRGSLNKKFTTEGKAPTHNARPSKKVDFFSPDTVIKTKVKKRGRPKKIKMPGRPRKIPLTPEEESERLHRMSLQRKRRLSKPLGRPRIHPVAEGSKAKRGRGRPPGSPNKKFTDKDTKTDVKKRGRPKKIKMPGRPRKIPLTPEEVSERLHRMSLQRKRRLSKPLGRPRIHPVAEGPKVKKARGRPRKYGAKSGSQSGGVEISLDASNGSPRKRGRPAGSLKRKRGRPAGSTKVAKITRASDGTPKRRGRPPGSPNKVKKIQRADGSPRKRGRPPGSGTKLKVIQQNPDGTPRKRGRPPGSGKKVKIVQKKEGDTPRKRGRPPGTGKVKVQSAEGGETGGENADGAPPRRKRGRPSKVRLAVVLEKLPTASAEEDEEETDATSPKQSRTSDDSSQNPNDDDEDTRASENDADPEDEEDDEDDAIDCSKVNNTSENEMVGKFKKKK, from the exons ATGGAGGTTGAGAATAAAGAAGGAACCGAGAGCCCTCTGCCCAACGGCAGCACCCATCCACCCAAACGTGGACGAGGCAGACCACGAGGGTCCCTCAATAAGAAGTTCACTACCGAGGGGAAAGCGCCGACACACAATGCCAGGCCATCTAAAAAGGTGGACTTCTTTTCTCCTGACACAGTCATAAAGACCAAGGTGAAGAAACGTGGTCGACCAAAGAAGATAAAAATGCCTGGCAGGCCGAGAAAGATCCCGCTCACGCCTGAGGAAGAATCAGAGAGACTTCACAGGATGAGTTTACAGCGCAAGCGGAGACTGTCAAAGCCGCTCGGAAGACCACGCATTCATCCCGTCGCCGAAGGATCCAAGGCTAAAAGAGGCAGAGGAAGACCACCAGGGTCACCCAATAAAAAGTTCACTGACAAAGACACAAAGACCGATGTGAAGAAACGTGGCCGacctaaaaag ATAAAAATGCCTGGCAGGCCGAGAAAGATCCCGCTCACGCCTGAGGAAGTATCGGAGAGACTTCACAGGATGAGTTTACAGCGCAAGCGGAGACTGTCAAAGCCGCTCGGAAGACCACGCATTCATCCCGTCGCCGAAGGTCCCAAGGTAAAAAAAGCCAGAGGAAGACCACGCAAGTACGGTGCCAAATCCGGTTCACAAAGCGGTGGAGTTGAAATCAGTCTTGATGCCTCCAACGGTTCTCCACGAAAGAGAGGGAGGCCGGCGGGCTCGTTGAAGAGAAAGAGGGGTCGGCCCGCAGGTTCTACCAAGGTTGCCAAGATTACCAGGGCCTCAGATGGAACCCCAAAAAGGAGAGGTCGCCCTCCAGGCTCTCCAAACAAGGTGAAGAAGATTCAGCGGGCTGACGGATCTCCTCGAAAGAGAGGCCGGCCCCCAGGCTCTGGCACCAAACTGAAGGTCATTCAACAAAACCCAGACGGAACTCCTCGCAAGAGAGGCCGACCTCCAGGTTCTGGCAAAAAGGTCAAGATTGTCCAAAAAAAAGAAGGAGACACTCCCCGCAAGAGAGGCCGACCTCCAGGTACCGGAAAAGTCAAGGTGCAGTCCGCAGAAGGTGGAGAGACGGGAGGTGAGAACGCAGATGGCGCCCCTCCACGTCGTAAGAGAGGACGTCCAAGCAAAGTCAGACTCGCAGTCGTGCTCGAAAAACTCCCCACGGCATCAgcggaggaagatgaggaggagaccGATGCAACCTCTCCCAAACAATCCCGCACCTCTGATGATTCGTCGCAAAATCCAAACGATGATGATGAAGACACCAGGGCGAGCGAGAACGACGCAGACCcagaagacgaagaagatgacGAAGATGACGCCATTGATTGTTCAAAAGTCAACAACACAAGCGAGAACGAGATGGTGGGcaaattcaaaaaaaagaaatga